The DNA window AGCCTCAAACCCTTGCACTGACTAGCCTGGATTATTCATGAGTAGGCCGAAATGGGCAGAGCCTGGGGAACATCAAGGGTAACCCAGGCTGTCGAACCTTCTCGTCGGTCTATTTCTGCCTCAATCTGCCTTTGTCTGCCTAATTCGGGCACGATTGCAGCTCATTTTCTCCGCGAAGACATACGTCTCCCTTGGCGGATTCACCGCTCATTGCGCTGTTACGCTTGCTCCACATAACTGCCGCGCTATCTGACGGATTTCCTCGGCATATGGACAGTGGGACGATAGGTCTATTAGCACGCGCCGCGCTGTCGTTCGCACTCGCCCAGCGACTTTAATTAGCGTTGCGCGCAATCGGGTCACTTGGGCTCGCTCCAGACGCGTTCCCTTCGCTGCCTCCCGGATTCTCAGCATCAGGATGTACGCCGCTTGCCCTAACAGTAAACGGAACTGATTGCCCAAAAAGCTTTGGCAGCTCAGTCGGTCTGCTCTTAAGCCTCGCTTCAGTTCTTTGATGCGATGTTCGGAGTCTGCGCCTCGTTGCACGTAGAGTTGGTCGTA is part of the Rubidibacter lacunae KORDI 51-2 genome and encodes:
- a CDS encoding IS1380 family transposase, producing the protein WRLRRVWPNVELVIRTDGGFALPELLRLYERAGVTYVSGFARNPVLEGKSADLVERVRREYDRTGEKVRWFGEDRYAAKSWAYSRRLVIKAEWTEKGRNLRFLVTNLTWDAAAVYDQLYVQRGADSEHRIKELKRGLRADRLSCQSFLGNQFRLLLGQAAYILMLRIREAAKGTRLERAQVTRLRATLIKVAGRVRTTARRVLIDLSSHCPYAEEIRQIARQLCGASVTAQ